A genomic stretch from Aerococcaceae bacterium zg-1292 includes:
- a CDS encoding CDP-glycerol glycerophosphotransferase family protein: MSRLKRFLFKHLYLLFFIFPINKNKVMCMNFLGKGYGDNPKSIVEYLLLNNKENLEIVWGVKKGVEIPKNSQIKFVIVNSISYLYHLATSRVWIDNYHKSYFITKRKRQYFIQTWHGSIALKKIELDAISSLSDTFLKDSLHSTMMTDLMIGNSSFSESLYRRAFRYDGEILVAGTPRLDQLFKDNNDLNIEKEVSYILYAPTFRMSSDSSIYRLPFNKIIQTMNSRYNKTFKILLRLHPNVSYLSSEIIDENIIDVSHYADIYSLFKVSDLLITDYSSLMFEFGFTYKPVILYTPDLNDYDRDFYFNFSTIPYFICYNKEQLISTLGNYNHNEYIDKLLQFHDELGVKETGEASKIVGDFLIENNII, encoded by the coding sequence ATGAGTAGATTAAAAAGGTTTTTATTTAAGCACTTATATCTATTGTTTTTTATCTTTCCAATCAATAAAAATAAGGTTATGTGTATGAATTTTTTAGGGAAAGGCTATGGTGACAATCCAAAAAGTATTGTAGAATACTTGCTCCTTAATAATAAAGAAAATTTAGAAATTGTTTGGGGAGTAAAAAAAGGTGTAGAAATACCAAAAAATTCTCAGATTAAATTCGTAATAGTCAATAGTATTTCTTATCTATACCATTTGGCCACATCGAGAGTTTGGATAGATAATTATCATAAGTCATATTTTATTACAAAGAGAAAAAGACAATACTTTATTCAAACATGGCATGGATCAATTGCTTTGAAAAAAATTGAATTGGATGCAATTTCCAGTTTAAGTGATACTTTTTTAAAAGATTCTTTACATAGTACTATGATGACTGATTTAATGATAGGTAATAGTTCGTTTAGTGAAAGCCTTTATAGAAGAGCTTTTCGATATGATGGAGAGATACTCGTTGCTGGTACACCGCGTCTTGATCAACTATTTAAAGATAACAATGATTTGAATATAGAAAAAGAAGTTTCTTATATTTTATATGCTCCGACTTTTAGAATGAGTTCTGACAGTTCGATATATCGATTACCATTTAATAAAATTATTCAAACAATGAACAGTCGATATAATAAAACTTTTAAGATATTACTGAGATTACATCCTAATGTGTCTTATTTAAGTAGTGAAATTATTGATGAAAATATAATTGATGTATCTCATTACGCGGATATATATTCTTTATTCAAAGTATCAGATTTGCTAATAACCGATTACTCTAGTTTAATGTTTGAATTCGGCTTTACTTATAAACCAGTTATTCTCTACACTCCAGATTTAAACGATTATGACAGAGATTTTTATTTTAATTTTTCTACGATCCCATATTTTATTTGTTATAATAAAGAACAATTAATTTCCACATTGGGAAATTATAATCATAATGAATATATTGATAAATTGCTTCAATTTCATGATGAATTAGGTGTTAAAGAAACAGGAGAGGCTTCAAAAATTGTGGGAGATTTTTTAATTGAGAATAATATTATTTAG
- a CDS encoding polysaccharide biosynthesis protein: MKLVNNPAKPESLLLSMVGRLSKKQRTFIWLLGDLLALAMGTIFSFVILWQIIRPSTILLFYFTIICFVLYAIIGNKLNVLGHINRYLNISDLLRLFFLSCAAHLISALIISLFFKWLSVRFTFLSMIISGFIILALRVLWQHLYLEHTKQIDNSEIKRKIVVMGAGDGGSYFMDSYRRNPGNIEVIGIIDSNKAKHGQVVGGVKVVGDESKLSELKDAGAEQVIIAIPSLGSQAYENILNTCNRLGLKVYKMPKVEEVMQGIVRPNQTLPKVDITDLLGRDEVQLDETLLRNELENKTILVTGAGGSIGSEIVRQVSRFNPRKILLLGHGENSIYLIYHEMIKLQKMTQYVPIIADIQDKERLMQIMRDEQPDIVYHAAAHKHVPLMELNPVESYKNNILGTYNVATAVHETGVKKMVMISTDKAVNPPNVMGASKRVAELIITGIAQQSKSIFCAVRFGNVLGSRGSVIPVFTKQIEAGGPVTVTDFRMTRYFMTIPEASKLVIHAGAFAESGEVFVLDMGEPVKIVDLAKKLILLSGYNENEIEIIESGIRPGEKLFEEILLDGEKGDRQIEGKIFVGNVAKRPLSDIESFIKELRKDNPQKLKEMIVAFANSHEGEN; this comes from the coding sequence ATGAAATTAGTGAATAATCCAGCGAAACCAGAAAGTTTATTATTGAGTATGGTTGGACGTTTGAGCAAAAAACAACGGACATTTATTTGGCTGCTAGGGGATTTACTAGCTTTAGCAATGGGAACAATTTTTTCTTTCGTAATTTTATGGCAAATTATTAGGCCTTCTACAATTCTATTGTTTTACTTTACAATTATTTGTTTTGTACTGTATGCAATTATTGGTAACAAATTAAACGTCCTTGGGCATATTAATCGATATTTGAATATTAGTGATTTGTTGAGATTGTTTTTTTTATCTTGTGCTGCTCACTTAATTTCAGCCTTAATTATTTCATTATTTTTTAAATGGTTATCTGTTCGATTTACTTTTTTATCAATGATTATATCAGGTTTTATTATTCTAGCATTAAGAGTGTTATGGCAACATTTATATTTGGAGCATACGAAACAAATTGATAATAGTGAAATAAAACGGAAAATTGTAGTTATGGGAGCTGGTGACGGTGGCTCATACTTTATGGACTCGTATCGAAGAAATCCAGGGAATATTGAAGTAATTGGCATCATTGATTCTAATAAAGCTAAACATGGACAAGTTGTCGGTGGTGTAAAAGTTGTAGGAGATGAATCAAAATTAAGTGAATTAAAAGATGCTGGCGCTGAACAAGTTATTATTGCAATACCTTCATTAGGTTCACAAGCGTATGAAAATATTTTGAATACATGTAATCGATTAGGATTAAAAGTTTATAAAATGCCAAAAGTAGAAGAAGTCATGCAGGGAATTGTCAGACCTAACCAAACATTACCTAAAGTCGATATTACTGATTTATTAGGTCGTGATGAAGTACAATTGGATGAAACGTTATTGCGTAACGAATTAGAAAATAAAACAATACTGGTTACGGGTGCAGGCGGCTCAATTGGTTCAGAGATAGTTAGACAAGTTTCGCGTTTTAATCCTCGGAAGATATTATTATTGGGACATGGAGAAAATTCTATTTATTTAATTTACCATGAGATGATTAAATTACAAAAAATGACACAGTATGTACCAATCATTGCAGATATCCAAGATAAGGAACGGTTAATGCAAATCATGCGTGACGAACAACCGGATATCGTTTATCATGCGGCTGCTCATAAGCATGTTCCGTTAATGGAACTCAATCCAGTTGAGTCTTATAAAAATAATATTTTAGGAACCTATAATGTTGCAACTGCAGTGCATGAGACAGGTGTGAAAAAAATGGTGATGATTTCTACAGATAAAGCAGTAAATCCTCCTAATGTTATGGGAGCTTCAAAACGTGTCGCAGAATTAATTATTACAGGAATTGCACAACAAAGTAAATCTATTTTTTGTGCGGTCCGATTTGGTAATGTTTTAGGAAGTCGAGGGAGTGTTATTCCTGTATTTACTAAACAAATCGAAGCGGGTGGTCCGGTCACGGTCACTGATTTTAGAATGACACGCTATTTCATGACTATTCCAGAGGCTAGTAAATTAGTAATTCATGCTGGAGCTTTCGCAGAAAGTGGTGAAGTATTTGTCTTAGATATGGGAGAACCGGTGAAAATTGTTGATTTAGCGAAGAAGTTAATTTTGTTAAGTGGTTATAATGAAAATGAAATCGAAATTATTGAATCTGGCATTCGACCTGGTGAGAAATTATTTGAAGAAATTTTATTAGATGGAGAAAAAGGTGATCGCCAAATTGAAGGGAAGATATTCGTTGGAAACGTTGCTAAAAGACCATTATCAGATATTGAGTCATTTATCAAAGAACTTCGAAAAGATAATCCACAAAAATTAAAAGAAATGATTGTCGCTTTTGCGAATTCACATGAAGGAGAGAATTAA
- the tagD gene encoding glycerol-3-phosphate cytidylyltransferase: MKKVITYGTFDMLHYGHINLLKRAKEQGDYLIVAISTDEFNWSEKKKKCYFSYKQRKVLVEAIRYVDLVIPEESWEQKVEDCKKFNIDTFVIGDDWKGKFDFLKEQDVEVVYLTRTPEISTTQIKKDLKKEY, from the coding sequence ATGAAGAAAGTTATTACATACGGTACTTTTGATATGCTACATTATGGTCATATCAATTTATTAAAAAGAGCAAAGGAACAAGGTGATTATTTAATTGTTGCAATTTCTACTGATGAGTTTAATTGGAGTGAAAAAAAGAAGAAGTGTTACTTTTCGTATAAACAAAGAAAAGTATTGGTTGAAGCGATTAGATATGTTGATTTAGTGATACCAGAAGAGAGCTGGGAACAAAAAGTTGAAGATTGCAAGAAATTTAATATTGATACATTTGTTATTGGTGACGACTGGAAAGGAAAATTTGATTTTCTGAAAGAACAAGATGTAGAGGTTGTATACCTAACTAGGACTCCAGAAATAAGTACGACTCAAATAAAAAAAGATTTAAAAAAAGAATATTGA
- a CDS encoding DegT/DnrJ/EryC1/StrS family aminotransferase, with translation MMNKMIPFSPPDLTEEEIKEVIDTLTSGWITTGPKTKEFEIQIAERCNTAKAVTMNSATACMEMTLRLLGVGPGDEVITSAYTYTASASVIEHVGAKIVLVDTAEDSFEMDYDKLGEAITEKTKVIIPVDLAGIPCDYDKIFEIVNSKKDLFTPQKGTYQENFDRAIVLADAAHSFGAFYKGKQVGEIADFTSFSFHAVKNLTTAEGGAVTWNPINGVDDEEIYQQFMLLILHGQNKDALAKTKLGAWEYDIVGPYFKCNMTDIMASIGLVQLKRYDSMLARRKELIMKYMEGLKDSGIEILEHYNDKLQSSGHLCITRINGFTEEQRNSFIEKMAEKGIATNVHYKPLPLLTAYKNLGFNITDYPNAFKLYQNQVTLPLHTKLTDDDVEYVIHWSKECSCV, from the coding sequence ATTATGAATAAAATGATACCTTTTTCACCGCCTGACTTGACAGAAGAAGAGATAAAAGAAGTTATTGATACTTTGACATCAGGTTGGATTACAACTGGTCCGAAAACAAAAGAATTTGAAATCCAAATAGCTGAACGATGTAATACAGCTAAGGCAGTTACTATGAATTCAGCTACTGCATGTATGGAAATGACATTAAGGTTATTAGGTGTAGGTCCAGGAGATGAAGTAATTACTTCAGCATATACTTACACTGCTAGCGCAAGCGTTATTGAACATGTTGGAGCTAAAATTGTATTAGTTGATACAGCCGAAGATTCTTTTGAAATGGATTACGATAAGTTAGGCGAAGCAATTACTGAGAAGACAAAGGTAATAATACCTGTAGACCTGGCTGGAATACCCTGTGACTATGATAAAATATTTGAAATTGTTAATTCAAAAAAAGATTTATTTACTCCACAAAAAGGAACGTATCAAGAAAACTTTGATCGCGCTATAGTTTTAGCAGATGCTGCTCACTCATTTGGGGCATTTTATAAAGGAAAACAAGTTGGTGAGATTGCAGATTTTACTAGTTTTTCATTCCATGCGGTTAAGAACTTAACGACTGCAGAAGGTGGAGCCGTTACGTGGAATCCAATTAATGGTGTAGATGATGAGGAAATTTATCAACAATTCATGCTATTGATATTACACGGACAGAATAAAGATGCTTTAGCTAAAACAAAATTAGGAGCATGGGAATATGATATTGTTGGACCGTATTTTAAGTGCAATATGACTGATATTATGGCAAGTATTGGTTTAGTACAATTGAAACGATATGATAGCATGTTAGCTCGAAGAAAAGAACTTATCATGAAATACATGGAAGGATTAAAAGATTCGGGTATTGAAATTTTAGAACACTATAATGATAAATTACAATCTAGTGGACACCTTTGCATCACTAGAATAAATGGCTTTACAGAGGAACAAAGAAATAGCTTCATTGAAAAAATGGCCGAAAAAGGGATTGCAACGAATGTACACTATAAACCGCTACCCTTATTAACTGCTTATAAAAATTTGGGATTTAATATTACTGATTATCCTAATGCATTCAAACTATATCAAAATCAAGTTACGTTACCATTGCATACAAAATTGACGGATGATGATGTTGAATATGTAATTCACTGGAGTAAGGAATGTTCTTGTGTATGA
- a CDS encoding sugar transferase produces the protein MILKKWNELPINMQNDSIKKYYIYLANRKLSLVVKRIFDITLSAILLILLLPFFFIISLLIKVESKGPVIYRQERVTQYGRVFKIHKFRTMVQDADKIGTQVTVSNDSRITSIGKILRKYRLDEIPQLIDILKGDMSFVGTRPEVKKYVDQYSEEMLATLLLPAGVTSEASINFKDEAEYLNDATNVDEVYLKEILPKKMKYNLDSILQFSFFSDIKTMINTVIEVMK, from the coding sequence ATGATTTTAAAAAAGTGGAATGAATTACCAATTAATATGCAAAACGATTCAATAAAAAAGTATTATATATATTTAGCTAATCGTAAATTAAGCCTAGTTGTAAAAAGAATATTTGATATTACTCTTTCTGCGATTTTGTTAATTTTATTATTACCGTTCTTTTTTATTATTTCATTATTAATAAAAGTAGAGTCAAAAGGTCCTGTGATATATAGACAGGAGAGAGTTACACAGTATGGTAGAGTATTTAAAATACATAAGTTTCGAACAATGGTTCAAGACGCGGATAAAATAGGTACACAAGTTACAGTAAGTAATGATTCTAGAATTACAAGTATTGGAAAAATATTAAGAAAATATCGGTTAGATGAGATACCGCAATTAATTGATATATTGAAAGGTGATATGAGTTTTGTCGGTACAAGACCAGAAGTAAAAAAATATGTTGACCAGTACTCTGAAGAAATGCTAGCCACGCTATTATTACCAGCTGGAGTTACAAGTGAAGCAAGTATCAACTTTAAGGATGAAGCTGAATATTTAAATGACGCAACTAATGTTGATGAAGTGTATTTGAAAGAAATATTACCTAAAAAAATGAAATATAATTTAGATAGCATTCTTCAATTTAGTTTTTTTTCTGACATTAAAACAATGATAAATACTGTTATCGAAGTTATGAAATAG
- a CDS encoding glycosyltransferase family 2 protein has protein sequence MIISIGIVALNEEKYLPRILKDILSQSYPKEKIEIVLVDSMSNDTTKEIMTNFKANNPKYFNIQILDNKKRKQASGWNIAIKNFKGDALTRIDAHASIPSDFIEKNVNNLLLGESISGGARPCITENPTAWNKLLLSAENSIFGSSFSKYRRTTERKYVNTMFHSTYLRKVFEEVGLFNEKLGRTEDNEFHYRVSQAGFNLLFDSSIISYQYVRNTLLKMVKQKFQNGYWIGLTSGICPKCLSLFHFVPLLFVLSIVFSLLLCTNGYIFMLISILTVYLLFVFTGTFLTMKNDSDNIYYLLLPIIFFLLHISYGIGTIIGLLYLPWWKNKYY, from the coding sequence ATGATTATTAGTATCGGTATCGTTGCGTTAAACGAAGAAAAATATTTACCCAGAATCTTAAAAGATATTCTAAGTCAAAGTTATCCTAAAGAAAAAATAGAGATAGTATTAGTGGATAGTATGTCTAACGACACAACCAAAGAAATTATGACTAATTTTAAAGCTAACAATCCGAAATATTTTAATATTCAGATTTTAGATAATAAAAAAAGAAAACAAGCATCAGGATGGAATATTGCAATAAAAAATTTTAAAGGAGATGCTCTAACAAGAATAGATGCACATGCTAGTATCCCTTCAGATTTTATTGAAAAGAATGTAAATAATTTATTATTAGGGGAAAGCATTTCTGGTGGTGCACGTCCATGTATTACTGAGAATCCTACAGCTTGGAATAAACTATTACTTTCTGCGGAGAATTCTATTTTTGGAAGTAGTTTCAGTAAATACCGACGAACTACCGAGAGAAAATATGTTAATACTATGTTTCATTCAACGTATCTACGAAAAGTTTTCGAAGAAGTTGGCTTGTTTAATGAAAAATTAGGACGAACAGAAGATAATGAATTTCACTACAGAGTTTCTCAAGCGGGATTTAATTTATTATTTGATTCTTCAATAATTTCGTACCAATATGTTAGAAATACTTTATTAAAAATGGTGAAACAAAAATTTCAAAATGGATATTGGATAGGACTTACCTCAGGCATTTGTCCAAAGTGCCTGTCACTATTTCATTTTGTGCCGTTATTATTCGTGTTATCTATTGTATTTAGTTTATTATTGTGCACGAATGGATATATTTTTATGTTAATAAGTATTCTTACTGTATACTTGTTATTTGTATTTACAGGGACATTTTTAACAATGAAGAACGATAGTGATAATATTTATTATTTATTGTTACCAATAATATTTTTTTTACTGCATATTAGTTATGGTATTGGAACAATCATTGGTTTGTTATATCTTCCATGGTGGAAAAATAAGTATTATTAA
- the istB gene encoding IS21-like element helper ATPase IstB, with the protein MNQSTLEKMHLMNLSGMAAAYKEFFTIDNHYEWSHEQLLAFLLDNEYDERKTSTIQRRIKQANFVDNQACIEGIKYLTDRELNVNLISLLSSNDYIQNGQNVLIIGATGAGKSYVACALGHQACLQNYKTLYIRLPDLIVEIKMARAEGKLPSLLKKYAKLDLLIIDEWLLTPLDTIEVSDILEVIERRTNKHSTIICSQIQISGWYERLGESAITEALLDRILSKAHRIEIKGKESMRSRTDY; encoded by the coding sequence ATGAATCAATCTACTTTAGAAAAAATGCACTTAATGAATTTAAGTGGAATGGCTGCCGCCTATAAAGAATTTTTTACTATTGATAATCATTATGAATGGTCTCATGAGCAATTACTAGCTTTCTTGTTAGATAATGAATACGATGAACGTAAAACGAGCACGATTCAACGACGTATTAAACAAGCCAATTTCGTTGATAATCAAGCTTGCATAGAAGGAATCAAATATTTAACAGATCGTGAACTGAATGTTAATTTAATTTCGTTACTTTCAAGTAATGACTATATTCAAAATGGTCAAAATGTTCTTATTATCGGGGCAACCGGAGCAGGGAAAAGTTATGTAGCCTGTGCATTAGGGCATCAGGCGTGTCTTCAAAATTATAAAACCCTGTATATTCGCTTACCCGATTTAATCGTTGAAATCAAGATGGCTCGTGCAGAAGGAAAACTTCCATCCTTATTAAAAAAATACGCTAAACTTGACTTATTAATCATAGATGAATGGTTACTAACACCTCTAGATACAATAGAAGTGTCAGATATTTTGGAAGTAATCGAACGACGTACAAATAAACACTCAACAATCATTTGTTCTCAAATACAAATCAGCGGGTGGTATGAACGTTTAGGGGAAAGTGCAATCACAGAAGCCTTATTAGATCGTATCCTTTCAAAAGCCCATCGTATTGAAATAAAAGGCAAAGAATCCATGCGAAGTAGAACGGACTATTAA
- a CDS encoding CDP-glycerol glycerophosphotransferase family protein, whose protein sequence is MKRLLNVKLDDLKHILLFLCAIIPAIVYKLYCLITKKNFWLISEANEAHDNGFVFFNYLLKEQKNQRVYYAINKKSVDWHKISEELKENIIPHGTVKHWIFYLVADINISSQKGGKPNAAVCYLLEVHGFLRNKRVFLQHGVTLNNPTFLHYDNTKMRLFLTAAYPEYQYVLKNFGYPNGYVKYTGLCRFDNLHEDISDPSNILLMPTWRNWLALNGHTDKELAKERKNIENSQYVRMYNKLLNDPKLIELLEKTKKNLFFYPHRGAQKYLDKFDIKSKRIIVCSELEYDVQMLLRKTSLLITDYSSVSMDVIYMKKPVIFYQFDEEKFRKHQYSESYFNYKDTNLAYFSDSHEKTIDIIQYVVSNNFVTQDNFDFEHKNFFKLYDTKNCERTYFEICNIL, encoded by the coding sequence ATGAAAAGATTATTAAATGTAAAGTTAGACGATTTAAAACATATTCTTTTATTCTTGTGTGCTATTATACCAGCGATAGTTTATAAATTATATTGTTTAATAACAAAGAAAAATTTTTGGTTAATTTCTGAGGCTAATGAGGCTCATGATAATGGGTTTGTTTTTTTTAATTATTTATTGAAAGAACAAAAAAATCAAAGAGTATATTATGCAATAAATAAAAAAAGTGTAGATTGGCATAAAATTTCGGAGGAACTTAAAGAAAATATTATTCCGCATGGTACAGTTAAACATTGGATTTTTTATCTAGTAGCTGATATAAACATTAGTTCTCAAAAAGGTGGGAAACCTAATGCTGCAGTCTGTTATTTATTAGAGGTACATGGTTTTTTGAGAAATAAAAGAGTGTTTTTACAACATGGTGTTACCCTTAATAATCCAACTTTCTTGCATTATGATAATACTAAAATGCGGTTGTTTTTAACAGCAGCATACCCAGAATATCAATATGTTTTAAAAAATTTTGGATATCCTAATGGTTATGTTAAATATACAGGTTTATGTAGGTTTGATAATTTACATGAAGATATTTCGGATCCATCAAACATTTTATTAATGCCAACCTGGAGAAATTGGCTAGCTTTAAATGGTCATACAGATAAAGAGTTAGCTAAGGAAAGGAAAAATATTGAAAATTCACAGTATGTAAGAATGTATAATAAGTTATTAAATGATCCAAAGTTAATTGAATTATTAGAAAAAACTAAGAAAAACTTATTTTTTTATCCACATCGCGGTGCTCAAAAATATTTGGATAAGTTTGATATTAAATCAAAACGCATTATTGTCTGTTCAGAATTGGAGTATGATGTACAAATGTTATTAAGGAAAACAAGTCTTCTTATTACTGATTACTCCAGTGTTTCTATGGATGTAATATATATGAAAAAACCTGTAATATTTTATCAGTTTGATGAGGAAAAATTTAGAAAACATCAATATTCAGAGTCATATTTCAATTATAAAGATACTAATCTAGCTTATTTCTCTGATAGTCATGAAAAAACGATAGATATAATTCAATATGTGGTGTCAAATAATTTTGTAACCCAGGATAATTTTGATTTTGAACACAAGAATTTTTTTAAACTGTACGACACAAAAAATTGTGAAAGGACTTATTTTGAGATATGCAACATATTATAA
- a CDS encoding glycosyltransferase has translation MKYNIPVDVIMSVYKEPECYLKQAVESVLNQSFCDINFYIIVDNPQNREAIHYLKSLTDKRLNIIFNSQNLGLVKSLNKALEYCRSEYIFRMDADDIARHDRIEKELQYIQSQNADLCASFKTYIDEEGDVISQDKIYEYTSTQIAIVLKNRDILAHPTWCVKRSLYLKLGGYREFDVCEDYDFLLRAVEKNAKLVMYPEHLLSYRVNKNSISNINAFKQRLSAIYLQKNHKNISDISVQQFNNYISKHLNDYQKKKYNSAIQNFDRMRESNNPSKKIIYFTKILTNKYMRAHFWKLFKMKVYLTTGVDLNHE, from the coding sequence ATGAAGTATAACATTCCTGTAGATGTCATTATGTCTGTTTACAAAGAACCAGAATGTTATTTAAAACAAGCGGTAGAATCAGTATTAAACCAATCATTTTGTGATATAAATTTTTATATTATTGTGGATAATCCTCAAAACCGTGAGGCTATTCATTACTTGAAAAGCTTAACGGATAAACGACTAAATATAATTTTTAATTCTCAGAATTTAGGGTTAGTTAAGAGTTTAAATAAAGCTTTAGAATATTGTAGGTCAGAATATATATTTAGGATGGATGCTGATGATATTGCACGTCATGATAGAATAGAAAAAGAATTGCAATATATTCAATCACAAAATGCTGATCTTTGTGCTAGTTTTAAAACTTATATAGATGAAGAGGGAGATGTAATTTCTCAAGATAAAATTTACGAATATACTTCAACTCAAATTGCTATAGTTTTAAAAAACAGAGATATTTTAGCGCATCCAACCTGGTGTGTAAAGCGCAGTTTATATTTAAAACTAGGTGGTTATAGAGAATTTGATGTGTGTGAGGATTATGATTTTTTACTGAGAGCCGTTGAAAAAAATGCTAAACTCGTGATGTATCCAGAGCATTTACTATCTTACAGGGTTAATAAAAATAGTATTTCTAACATCAATGCATTTAAACAGAGATTATCAGCTATTTATTTGCAGAAAAATCATAAGAATATTTCAGATATATCAGTACAGCAGTTTAATAATTATATATCTAAACATTTGAATGATTATCAAAAAAAGAAATATAATTCAGCGATTCAAAATTTTGACCGAATGAGGGAATCAAATAATCCAAGCAAAAAAATTATATATTTCACAAAAATATTAACAAATAAATATATGAGAGCTCACTTTTGGAAGTTATTTAAGATGAAAGTTTATTTAACAACGGGAGTTGATTTGAATCATGAGTAG
- a CDS encoding oligosaccharide flippase family protein codes for MNKNRDVSSKKDQKKILLYNTIFLYVLKFSNVFLSLITVPYQARVLGVNVYGELGIATAIMTYFTLIIDFGFTLSATAEVANSSRDDEEISKIFASVNIIKILLSILSIIGLEVLFRISDGYARYGLMYRIFLIATLINGFLPDYIYRGLENMKVFTYRTIIVRVLFTLLLFIFLKSSDDYLVVPCALLIGNLVAVIWAFIDLKIRYSIPFFVCVSKKRLMKTFLDASEYFLSRIISGIYTTLNTLVLGAMDPTRFLSGIYSAAFKLIQSGQSMMGPIADSIYPYMIVNKDLRLIKKILKFSMPVISLGCLILFTFSDFFITLLYGKEYIMASKALKAMIPGLLFTFPDYLLGFPALTAIGMQKHANYSIYFSFSFYILGIILLKIFHIMNIISLSMLFSSMTIIETMYRFTVVYKNKKLYL; via the coding sequence ATGAATAAAAATAGAGATGTTAGTTCAAAAAAAGACCAAAAGAAAATATTATTATATAACACGATATTTCTATATGTACTAAAATTTTCAAATGTTTTTTTATCTTTAATTACCGTCCCATACCAAGCGCGTGTATTGGGTGTTAACGTTTATGGTGAGTTAGGTATTGCTACTGCAATCATGACGTATTTTACATTAATTATTGATTTTGGATTTACATTGTCTGCAACAGCTGAGGTAGCAAACTCTAGTAGGGATGATGAAGAAATTTCCAAAATTTTTGCTTCTGTGAATATAATAAAAATTCTCTTATCAATTCTGTCAATCATTGGTTTAGAAGTATTATTTAGAATATCTGATGGTTATGCAAGATATGGTTTAATGTATAGAATTTTTCTTATTGCTACATTAATTAACGGTTTTTTACCAGATTATATATATCGCGGCCTAGAAAATATGAAAGTTTTTACTTATCGTACTATAATTGTTCGAGTATTATTTACATTATTACTATTTATATTTTTAAAATCTTCTGATGATTATTTAGTTGTACCTTGTGCATTACTTATTGGGAACTTAGTAGCTGTTATATGGGCTTTTATTGATTTGAAGATTAGATATTCAATACCTTTTTTTGTTTGCGTCAGTAAAAAGCGTCTAATGAAAACATTTCTAGATGCGTCTGAATACTTTTTATCTCGTATTATATCCGGGATTTATACAACTTTAAATACACTAGTATTAGGAGCTATGGATCCAACGCGATTTTTAAGTGGAATATATTCCGCTGCTTTCAAATTGATTCAGTCAGGTCAGTCTATGATGGGACCTATTGCAGATAGTATCTATCCCTATATGATTGTTAACAAAGATTTAAGATTGATTAAGAAAATATTAAAATTTTCTATGCCTGTGATTTCGTTAGGGTGTTTAATATTATTTACTTTCTCAGATTTTTTTATTACTTTACTTTATGGAAAGGAATATATTATGGCAAGTAAAGCTCTTAAGGCAATGATTCCAGGTTTGTTATTTACTTTTCCAGATTATTTATTAGGTTTTCCAGCTTTGACTGCAATTGGAATGCAGAAGCACGCTAATTATTCAATATATTTTAGTTTTTCATTCTATATTTTAGGAATTATCCTATTAAAAATATTTCATATAATGAATATAATTAGTTTATCTATGTTATTTTCGTCTATGACAATCATAGAAACTATGTATCGTTTTACAGTTGTATATAAAAATAAAAAGTTATATTTATAA